The Mycolicibacterium mageritense genome contains a region encoding:
- the rplC gene encoding 50S ribosomal protein L3 — translation MARKGILGTKLGMTQVFDENNKVVPVTVVKAGPNVVTRIRTTERDGYSAVQLAYGEISPRKVNKPVAGQFAAAGVNPRRHLAELRLDDEAAAAEYEVGQELTAEIFADGAYVDVTGTSKGKGFAGTMKRHGFRGQGAAHGAQAVHRRPGSIGGCATPGRVFKGTRMSGRMGSDRVTTQNLKVHKVDAENGVLLIKGAIPGRNGGLVVVRSAIKRGEK, via the coding sequence ATGGCTAGAAAAGGCATTTTGGGCACCAAGCTGGGCATGACGCAGGTGTTCGACGAGAACAACAAAGTCGTCCCGGTGACGGTCGTCAAGGCCGGCCCCAATGTGGTGACCCGCATCCGTACCACCGAGCGTGACGGCTACAGCGCCGTTCAGCTGGCCTACGGCGAGATCAGCCCCCGCAAGGTCAACAAGCCGGTCGCCGGCCAGTTCGCCGCCGCGGGCGTCAACCCGCGCCGTCACCTGGCCGAGCTGCGGCTCGACGACGAGGCGGCTGCCGCCGAGTACGAGGTCGGCCAGGAGCTGACCGCCGAGATCTTCGCCGACGGTGCTTACGTCGACGTGACCGGCACCAGCAAGGGCAAGGGCTTCGCCGGCACCATGAAGCGTCACGGCTTCCGTGGCCAGGGCGCCGCCCACGGTGCGCAGGCCGTGCACCGTCGTCCCGGCTCGATCGGTGGCTGCGCCACCCCGGGCCGCGTGTTCAAGGGCACCCGGATGTCGGGTCGCATGGGTAGTGACCGCGTCACCACCCAGAACCTCAAGGTGCACAAGGTTGATGCCGAGAACGGCGTGCTGTTGATCAAGGGCGCCATCCCCGGACGTAACGGTGGACTGGTTGTCGTCCGCAGCGCAATCAAGCGAGGCGA